The Treponema phagedenis DNA segment GGTTCGAATCCGCCTAGTCTCATAAAAGAGATTTTCTTTCCGAAAATCTCTTTTTGGTTTTATCTTTAGGAGAGATGCGAGAGCGGTCGAATCGGGCGGTCTCGAAAACCGTTGTACCGCAAGGTACCGGGGGTTCGAATCCCCCTCTCTCCGCTATATAAGTATAATCTCTGATAAGATAAAGCACATCTTTTGGAGAGATGTCCGAGTGGTCGAAGGTACACGATTGGAAGTCGTGTGTGCCCGAGAGGGTACCGAGGGTTCGAATCCCTCTCTCTCCGTTCCGGGGCCTATGCAAGGAATGTTTTTCGAACCCGCCAGGTCCGGAAGGAAGCAACGGTAGATTAATTATTTCTGTGCCGTAGTGTCCCCGGTTTTTATTTATATAATTAAGTACAACCGGTCTTTTATTTTCACGAATAGTCAGTTAAATCTTTATAACCTTCTTCCAAAATTCAATTTTTTACGGTATACTGCATACATGGCATTAAACATTTTTATTACCGATAATCGATTACAATTCAGCCGCAGCTTAGCGGAAATGTTAAAAAATAATGGAGATACTGTTTGTATAAGTTCCGAAACTCATCCGAACGCTGATCGTCCTTTGCGAGAAATTTATTGGAACAGAAAATCCCCTTTTTCACTGCAATCTTTGCACTTGGAATTAAAAAATCTAAACATCACTATTGATGCGGTAATTTTTATATTTGACGGACCTGCCTATATCGATCTTTATCAAAAAGATGACATTGCCGGAATCGATACCACTGTAACCGATCTGATTTCCGCAAATATGAGCCTTGCATATGTATTTTCAAAATTTTTTCTAAAACAAAACCGGGGAAAGTTTATTTTTATTCATAGAGAAATTGCAACCGGACAGTCTAATGCTCCGCTTGCCGCCGCATCAGGCGCTTTCATCAGGATGGCGGAAGAGGTTGTCCACTCAATGATAAAAGAAGAAAGCCCGCATCTCCAAACTTTGCTGGTAAAACTTGAGGGCACCGAAGACGACTCTTTTATCCAATGGATTACTACCCAATTGAGCCTTCCCGTCCTTACTCGGAGCCCGGGACGATGGATACGTGCAGGGCAACGAGGTTTTTTCGGAAAATAAAAAATACTTTTGGGAACACTCACTTTTTTCGGACACCCGCCTTGTCCGGCTTAGCGCCGTACCTGCCGCCCGAAATCGTTTTAAAGCTCTCTTGCGGTATTTGGTGTGAAAAATACCGCAAGCAGATCTTGTTCCGCTAAAATTACACGCCGTTTTTATCTGCGGCGGTCTTTGGCAAGCAGAATAAGCCGAATAAGACTTGCCACAGCGGTTAAGGCTGAGGCAATATAGGTGAGAGCTGCGGCAGTGAGTACTTTTTTTGCACCTTGTAACTCTTCTTCGCTTAAAATTGCGTTTTGCTGCAAAAGTATGAGTGCTCGGCGGGATGCGTCAATTTCCACCGGTAAGGTTACCAGATAAAAAAGCACGGCAACGCCAAAAAAAATAATGCCGAGATTTAATAGAATATTTATGCCGAAAATAAGCCCCGCCATCGCGAGGTAGGGACCTGCCATTGAGCCGATGTTTGCGACAGGAACCAACGTGCTGCGCAGCACCAGCGGTCCGTAATGCAGTTTATCTTGAATTGCATGACCTGTTTCATGTGCCGCAACGCCTACAGCCGAAACTGAGGTTTTACTGAACACCGGTTCCGAAAGGCGCAGCACTTTTTTTGACGGATCATAGTGATCGGTCAAGTCTCCCGAAACCTTATTTACTTCAATATTTGAGAGTCCGTTATTTTTTAAAAGAATTGCCGCCGCCTGTGCACCGGTTATGCGTCTTCTGGTTTCAATTTCCGAAAACTTGCTGAATGTGGATTTTACCTTAAATTGCGCATAGAGTGAAAATAATAAGGTAGGCACAATCAAAATTAGATAATAAGAGTCAATAAACATAAAAGGCTCCTTTCGCTTGCATTGATTTTATAAAAAGTATAACGTAGCACTTACGTAAGATATAATATACTCAATTTTCGGA contains these protein-coding regions:
- a CDS encoding zinc metallopeptidase produces the protein MFIDSYYLILIVPTLLFSLYAQFKVKSTFSKFSEIETRRRITGAQAAAILLKNNGLSNIEVNKVSGDLTDHYDPSKKVLRLSEPVFSKTSVSAVGVAAHETGHAIQDKLHYGPLVLRSTLVPVANIGSMAGPYLAMAGLIFGINILLNLGIIFFGVAVLFYLVTLPVEIDASRRALILLQQNAILSEEELQGAKKVLTAAALTYIASALTAVASLIRLILLAKDRRR